From one Gracilinanus agilis isolate LMUSP501 chromosome 5, AgileGrace, whole genome shotgun sequence genomic stretch:
- the BID gene encoding BH3-interacting domain death agonist, with protein MDEDNRQTSLLFYNFLQCSSNSFFQTELKELGQELNWPPRVFHIQNTGFKDNYELQTDGNRSCHFSTSREEEEESDSESQEEILHRIAVQLAEIGDKIENSIQPSVVVELVQQLRNVNLSAQEKKKYLAATMEKVMNMQTISVDIGQEKATLLLTMLLAKKVMTHAPPLFRSVFQLTVDYINQNLRTYMRNLTGNETE; from the exons GACAATCGACAGACCAGCTTGCTGTTTTACAACTTCCTACAATGTTCCAGTAATTCCTTTTTCCAAACGGAGCTGAAGGAGCTGGGCCAGGAGCTGAACTGGCCACCCAGGGTGTTCCATATTCAAAATACTGGTTTCAAGGACAACTATGAGCTACAGACAGATGGCAATCGGAGCTGCCATTTTTCGACAtccagagaagaggaggaag AATCTGATTCAGAAAGCCAAGAGGAAATTCTCCATCGCATAGCGGTGCAGCTTGCTGAGATTGGGGACAAGATAGAAAATAGCATCCAGCCCAGCGTGGTCGTTGAACTGGTCCAGCAGCTCAGAAATGTGAATCTCTCAGCTCAG gaaaagaaaaagtatctGGCTGCCACTATGGAAAAAGTGATGAACATGCAAACAATTTCTGTGGACATTGGGCAAGAGAAGGCTACGCTGCTGTTAACAATGCTGTTGGCTAAAAAAGTTATGACTCATGCCCCACCCTTGTTCCGAAGCGTCTTTCAACTCACAGTAGATTACATTAATCAGAACCTCCGCACTTACATGAGGAACTTAACCGGAAAT